A window from Purpureocillium takamizusanense chromosome 3, complete sequence encodes these proteins:
- a CDS encoding Lysozyme (CAZy:GH24~COG:O~SECRETED:SignalP(1-22~SECRETED:cutsite=VQG-CA~SECRETED:prob=0.6313)~EggNog:ENOG503P2E0), translated as MVQISTQTAVVTLLGIASGVQGCAAPKANQPSIDLVAEFEGFNPNVYKDPVGKDTVGYGHLCQQAGCAEVKYPIPLSVENGKKLLSDDLAVAETCITMSTAQAVTLNANQYGALVSWAFNIGCPQTRSSDLIKGLNAGRAPGDIVPIELPKWNKAGGQVLPGLTRRRKAELDLFNTATGDGALPAPGC; from the exons CTCGGGTGTCCagggctgcgccgcgcccaaggCCAACCAGCCATCCATCGATCTTGTCGCCGAGTTTGAGGGCTTCAATCCTAACGTTT ACAAGGATCCCGTCGGCAAAGACACCGTCGGCTACGGCCATCTCTGCCAGCAGGCTGGGTGTGCCGAGGTCAAGTACCCGATCCCGCTGTCGGTTGAGAACGGCAAGAAGCTCCTCAGTGATGACCTGGCT GTCGCTGAGACTTGCATCACCATGTCAACTGCGCAGGCAGTGACGCTCAACGCCAACCAGTACGGCGCGCTCGTGAGCTGGGCCTTTAACATTGGCTGCCCGCAGACGCGCAGCTCAGACCTCATCAAGGGTCTCAACGCAGGACGCGCCCCTGGCGACATTGTCCCCATCGAGCTGCCGAAGTGGAACAAGGCCGGCGGTCAGGTCCTGCCTGGCCTtactcgccgccgcaaggcTGAGCTGGACTTGTTTAACACGGCAACTGGAGACGGTGCGCTGCCCGCACCCGGCTGCTGA